Proteins encoded in a region of the bacterium BMS3Abin02 genome:
- the leuD gene encoding 3-isopropylmalate dehydratase small subunit produces the protein MEPIDRIVGTMLPLPRVNVDTDQIMPKEFLKRVERTGYGEFLFHDWRRTPDGELDPDFVINRPEYRNARILLTGANFGSGSSREHAPWGLMDWGFQAIVAPSFADIFYSNCTKIGLLPVQLSEDETRRLIGLAEADPSTKATIDLADQTVGVTTPHEGESFEAHFEIDPFVRYRLLNGLDDIGITLRHSSDIDAFEHGRPAFMPRL, from the coding sequence ATGGAGCCGATCGACCGCATCGTGGGCACGATGCTGCCACTGCCACGGGTCAACGTCGACACCGACCAGATCATGCCGAAGGAGTTCTTGAAGAGAGTGGAACGCACCGGCTACGGGGAGTTCCTCTTCCATGATTGGCGGCGGACGCCGGACGGTGAGCTCGACCCCGACTTCGTCATCAACCGTCCCGAGTATCGAAACGCCCGCATTCTGCTGACGGGCGCGAATTTCGGATCCGGCTCGTCGCGCGAGCACGCACCCTGGGGCCTGATGGACTGGGGTTTCCAGGCGATCGTGGCGCCTTCCTTTGCCGACATCTTCTACAGCAACTGCACCAAGATCGGTCTGCTCCCTGTCCAACTCTCCGAGGACGAGACACGCCGGCTGATAGGCCTTGCGGAGGCCGACCCCTCCACCAAGGCGACGATCGACCTCGCCGATCAGACGGTCGGCGTCACCACTCCACACGAAGGGGAATCGTTCGAGGCACACTTCGAGATCGACCCGTTCGTCAGGTACCGCCTCCTGAACGGACTCGACGATATCGGTATCACGTTGCGCCACAGCAGCGATATCGACGCGTTCGAGCACGGCCGCCCGGCATTCATGCCCCGCTTGTGA
- the leuC gene encoding 3-isopropylmalate dehydratase large subunit produces the protein MAQRLFEKVWNDHIVHSAVGEPDLLFVDLQLLHEVTSPQAFEGLRLAGRTVRRPDLSLATIDHGVPTVHRDLGIRDPLSKRQIETLIANCEEFGITLFGLDDPRQGIVHVIGPEQGITQPGMVIVCGDSHTATHGAFGALAFGIGTSEVEHVLATQTLPQVKPRSMAITVGGSLPYGVTAKDVILGIISRIGVDGGIGHVIEFRGEAIENLSMEGRMTVCNMSIEAGARAGMVAPDDTTFAYLEGRPHAPTGAAWEQALDYWRSLPGDPEALFDTEVTISASELEPYVSWGTNPAHTLPVQSTVPFPDATSDPNEQESIRRALAYMGLEAGTPLTDIHIDRAFIGSCTNARIEDLREVARLVDGRKVHADVSAMIVPGSGLVKLQAEDEGLDRVFKAAGFEWRDAGCSMCLGMNPDILSPGERCASTSNRNFEGRQGRGGRTHLVSPAMAAAAAIEGHFVDIRTWENV, from the coding sequence ATGGCACAACGCTTATTCGAGAAAGTCTGGAACGACCACATCGTCCACTCGGCCGTGGGCGAGCCCGACCTGCTCTTCGTGGATCTGCAGCTGCTCCACGAAGTCACCTCCCCACAGGCCTTCGAAGGCCTCCGCCTTGCAGGACGCACGGTACGCCGGCCCGACCTGAGCTTGGCCACCATCGACCACGGCGTCCCGACCGTCCATCGAGATCTGGGCATTCGCGACCCTCTCTCCAAACGACAAATCGAGACCCTGATCGCCAACTGTGAAGAGTTCGGGATCACGCTGTTCGGGCTGGACGATCCCCGCCAGGGCATCGTTCACGTGATCGGGCCCGAGCAGGGCATCACGCAGCCTGGCATGGTGATCGTCTGCGGCGACTCCCACACGGCCACCCACGGCGCCTTCGGCGCTCTCGCCTTCGGCATCGGCACATCGGAGGTCGAGCATGTGCTCGCCACGCAGACCCTCCCTCAAGTCAAGCCACGATCGATGGCGATCACCGTCGGTGGCTCATTGCCCTACGGCGTGACCGCCAAGGACGTCATCCTGGGAATCATCTCCCGGATCGGTGTCGACGGGGGCATCGGGCACGTCATCGAGTTTCGGGGCGAGGCGATCGAGAATCTCTCGATGGAGGGTCGGATGACGGTCTGCAACATGTCTATCGAGGCCGGAGCTCGAGCAGGGATGGTCGCCCCCGACGACACTACCTTCGCGTACCTGGAGGGACGCCCCCATGCCCCCACCGGTGCCGCCTGGGAGCAGGCCCTCGACTACTGGCGTTCACTCCCCGGCGACCCCGAAGCCCTGTTCGATACCGAGGTGACCATCTCGGCTTCCGAACTCGAACCATACGTGTCGTGGGGCACGAACCCGGCCCACACCCTCCCGGTGCAGAGCACGGTGCCCTTCCCGGATGCTACGAGCGACCCGAACGAGCAGGAGTCGATCCGTCGGGCCCTGGCGTACATGGGCCTCGAGGCCGGAACTCCCCTCACCGATATCCACATCGACCGGGCATTCATCGGATCGTGCACCAACGCTCGGATAGAAGACCTGCGCGAGGTGGCGCGCCTCGTCGACGGTCGGAAGGTGCATGCCGACGTCTCGGCGATGATCGTGCCGGGCTCCGGGCTGGTGAAGCTCCAGGCGGAGGACGAGGGCCTCGATCGCGTGTTCAAGGCTGCCGGTTTCGAGTGGCGGGATGCCGGCTGTTCGATGTGCCTCGGGATGAATCCCGACATCCTCTCCCCCGGCGAACGCTGTGCATCCACCTCGAACCGCAACTTCGAGGGACGCCAGGGACGAGGAGGGCGAACCCACCTCGTCAGCCCGGCGATGGCTGCGGCCGCCGCCATCGAAGGCCATTTCGTAGATATCCGAACCTGGGAGAACGTGTGA